Sequence from the Methanobrevibacter arboriphilus genome:
AGTTTTGATAACACATACTGGACTAATGCAGAATTATATAAAAGAGTTGATGGTTATAAACCGTCTATTAAGCCAATAAATAATCCTCAAGTTGATTTAATGTCAAATGAAGAGGGTTTAGGTTGTCCAAATAATTGTGGAATCTGTTCAGATCATGAAACTGCTACAGTACTTGGTCTTATTGATGTTACAAACAGATGTAATCTTAAATGTCCTGTTTGTTTTGCTAATGCTGCGGTTTCTAAAAAACTTTATGAACCTACTTTTGAAGAAATCAGACAGATGTTAAAAAATTTACGTAGCTTAGATCCAGCACCTACTCCAGCAATACAATATGCTGGTGGAGAACCTACTGTTAGAAAGGATATTGTAGAACTTGTTAAGTTAGCTAAAGAAGAAGGTTTTTCTCATACTCAGATAGCTACTAACGGTTTAAGATTAGCACGTAAAGAATCTTTAGCTCAAGAATTAGCTGATGCAGGATTAAATACTATTTATCTTCAATTTGATGGTGTTACTGAGGAACCTTATATTTATAATCGTGGTAAAAATATTCTTCCTCAAAAGATTCAAGCTATTGAAAACTGTAGAAAAGCTAATCTTGGAATTGTTTTAGTTCCAACTTTAGTTAAAGGGATTAATGATGATCAAGTTGGAGACATAATTAATTTTGCTATTGATAATATTGATATTATTCATGGAGTTAATTTCCAACCAGTATCCTTTGCTGGTAGAACTCCTCAAGATCAAGTAGAGGAGCAGAGAATTACTATTCCTGATTTCATTGATTTAACTTCTAAACAAACTGATAATCAAATTAAAGAAGATGATTTCTATCCTCCTTCTTCAGTTGAGCCTATTTCTAGATTTATTGGTGCTCTTGAAGGAGAAGAACCCTCTGTAACACTAAATTGTCATCAACATTGTGGTATAGCTACCTATATTTTCATTGATAGTAATAAGAAAATTATTCCAGTAACTGATTTTATTGATGTTGATAGGTTCTTAGAATTTTTAGATGAAAATGCTGAAAAAATAGAAAATGGTGGTTTTGCTATAAAGCCAAGAGTTTTAGCTAAAGCTACAAGAGAAATCCCAAAAGTATTAGATAGAAGTAAAGCTCCAGATTCTTTGGATATATCTAAAATATTGGTGAATGTATTTAAAGATAGATCTTATGAAGCTTTAGGTGATTTCCACCATAATTCTTTACTTATATCTTGTATGCATTTTATGGATCCTTTTAATTTTGATGAAAACAGGGTTAAAAAATGTGTAATTCATTATGCTGTTCCTGATGGTCGTATAATACCATTCTGTACAATGAATTCCATGTATAGGCAAGAAATTGAGGAAGAATTTTCAGTTCCATTTAAAAAAGATTGATGATTTAAATTGAATAATATTCTTTAATCTTTATTTTATTCTTTAATTTTTATTTTTGTAACATTTTTCAATTAAGTTTTCTTAATTTATTTACATTCTTATATTTTTTATTTATAATTTTATTTAGTAATTTTTTATTTTTTCAATTTATTTCTTGTTTTATTTTTAGCTTATTTTTAATCTATTTCTTAGTTTATTTTTAACTTATTTTTAGTTTATTTTTAATCTATTTCTTAATTTATTTTTAACTTGTTTTTTAATTTTTAGCTTATTTTTAAATCATCTTATAATTTAATTATAAAATCAATTTTAAAATTAAATATAAAAATTAATATATGATAATAGATTATATTGTACTAGATTTTATTTAAATTAATAAATTAAATTAATAAATTCTTGATAGTTTATTGGAACAACTTAAGGAGCTATTATATGATTATTAAAACTCCATCTAGACTACATATGACTCTAATTGATTTAAATGGTTCTTATGGTCGGGCAGATGGTGGTATTGGTTTAACCATAGATAAACCTAATTTTACTCTTCAATGTGAGCATTCAGAAAGTGGAATTTCCATTGATTTTAATGAAAAAATTACTGATGAAGAAATAAGAAAAGAAGCTTTTAAAAAAATTAGTATGTCTGCAGAAAAAGTAATTTCAAAATATAATTTCGATGAAGGTTTCCATTTTACTGTTGAAGAGGCATATCCTCCACATTCTGGTTTAGGATCTGGAACACAAATGTCTTTAGCTACAGCAAAACTCATCTGTGAATTTAATCAAAAAAAAGTTGATAGTATACAACTTGGAAGTATTCTTGGAAGAGGTGGAAGTTCTGGTATTGGAATGGGTGCATTTGATTATGGGGGATTTGTTGTAGATGGAGGACATGATTTAAAAGATAAAGGAGGGTCTGTTTTACCATCATCAGTTAATCCAGCTAAACCACCTCAACTAATTGGTCGTTATGACTTTCCAGAGGATTGGGAAATTGTTGTAGCTATATCTGATGCCGATACAACGGTTACAGGTATGAAAGAAGATGATATTTTTGAAAAATACTGTCCAGTTCCTAAAAATGATGTTGAAAAGCTATCTCATATAATATTTATGAACCTCATTCCATTTCTTTTAGAAAAAAACATTGAATCAGTTGGAGATTCAATTAATAATATTCAAAAACTTGGTTTTAAAAACATTGAAGTTTCTCGTCAGTCTCAAAATGTTAGAGTTTTAATGGATAACATGAGACAATTTGGAGCTTATGGTGTTGGAATGAGTTCTTTTGGTCCAGCTATTTATGGCTTAATTGATAAACATAATCAAGACGTTTTTAAAGCAACTCAAGACTATCTTGGTGATGAAGGCATTGTTTTTAAAACAAAAGCTCAAAATCATGGATTTGAAATTGAAAAATAGTTATTAATTTTTTTATTATTAATTTTTTCATTTTTTAATTAATCGTTAGTTATATAAGTCATTAGTTACATTAAATAACTTATAATTTATATTAAATAAATAATTCTTGATAATTTTTATATTTTTAAAGATAATTCATTGTTTTATTATTACACGTTTTTTATAATATTATAATTCATAATTAAAAAGATTAAATAATTTCATTTGTTTTTATTAATAAGTTTAATGCTGATAAAATGGATAAGATAAAAGGAAAAGTTTGGAAATTTGGAGATAATATTGATACTGATGTTATTATTCCTGGAAGGTATTTAAGAACATTTAACCCTGAAGATTTAGCTCGGCATGTTATGGCTGGTGAAAGAGAGGATTTTGCAAGTGTGGTTGAATCAGGAGATATTATCTTGGCTGATGATAATTTTGGTTGTGGATCTTCAAGAGAACAAGCACCAGTAGCTATTAAAACAGCTGGGGTTTCAGCTGTAATAGCTAAATCTTTTGCAAGAATTTTCTATAGAAATGCTATTAATATTGGTCTTCCAGTTGTTAAAGCTGATATTGATGCTAAAGAAGGAGATATTATCTCATTAGATTTGAAAAAGGGTGTTATTATTAATGAATCTTCTGGAAAATCCTTTAAAATTGAACCATTTAAAGACTTCATGCTAGATATTCTTAGTGATGGGGGTCTTGTTAAACATTATCTCAATGAAAAATAGTAACTATTGTTTAATTAATAATTCTTTTGTTTAAATAAGTGTTACTTTTTATAGCTATCATTTTTAATGAAGATATTTTCATTATTTTTAATCTGTTTTTATTTTTAGTTTTTTAATAATTAATTTTTAAAAATATTAATCCTAAACTATTAATATAGTAACATTACAAATAAAAATAGTAAAAATAAAAAGAAATATAATAAATGTAAATAATGTTAATTTAATTATCTTAATTATCTTAATTATCTTAATTATCTTAATTATTTTAACTATTTTAATTATCTTAGTTATAGTTATAATTATTTTAATTATTTTATTTATCTTAGATATAATTACTTTAAATATAATTTTTTTAATTTAATTATTTTAAATATAATTACTTTAAATATAATTTTTTAATTTAATTATTTTTAATCTAATTATTTTTAATTTTATTAATTCTTGAATATAAAGAATTAAGTTTCAAGAGGTATTAAAAATGGAATGTCCTATTTGTGGGTCAGAAAACATAGATACATTAAAATCAAAGAGAATCTCCTCAAAAAGTGGAGAAATAAATGAATTACTCCTAAAATGTAACAACTGTGAATCTGTATTTAAAGATAAAATCACTGAAAGTAAACCTATTCCAATTAGACTTATAATTAGTGAATATGAAAGTTCTAAGAAGACTCATATTGATATTTATCCTGATGAAAAGCTATCTAAGGATAATATTTTATTGTCTGATATGGGTGAAGTTGAAATTACTTCTCTTGAAACAAAAGATGGAAGAAGAGTTTCAAGTTCAATTGCCAAGGATGTTTCTACAATTTGGGCAAGTTCAATTGAAATTCCTTCAAGAATAGGCGTTTCAGTTGATTTAACAGGTAATGTTGATTCTTTTAAGGTAGAAGTAGACAGGGAAACTGAATTTGCTACTGATGATTTTGTTAAAATAGCTGAATATGTGATTCGTATAAATGTTATTAAAACTTTAGAAAGAAAAACAAGAAAAGGATATGCAAAAGCTCGAGTTATCCAAAGAATTTATGGAAGACCAGTTAAATTTAATAATTATGATTATGATTTAACTGATAAAATTGTTTCAAGGAAAGTAACTGATAAAAGAGCTAAAAAATAGATTATAAATATTTATTTTTATTGCATATTAATTATTTAACATTAATTATTTAATATTAATTATTTAACATCTTGATTATAATTTTTTAATATTATATTTTTTATATTAGTACATACTCTTTATTTAAGTTTTTTTACTGTTAATTTTTATTATTTGATATTTTAGTGGATAATATGGTAGTTTCAAAGGTTTTTATAGATACATTTGGTTGTACATTTAATCAAGCTGATTCTCAAATCATGGCAGGTAATTTAGTAGAAAATGATTTTGAAATAGTAAATTCTATTGATGATGCTGATGTAGCTATTATAAATACTTGCTATGTAAAGCAACCTACAGAAAGTAAAGTAACTAATAGAATACAAAAATTAAGAGATCAATTTCCAGAGCTTAAAATCATTGTTAGTGGATGTATGGTTGAAATTGATCCAAAAAAACTGGATAAAATAGCTCCAGAAACTTCATGGATTGGACCACATCAGCTTAATAAAACCACTAATGTTGTAAAAACCACTTTAAATGGTGAAATATCAAGAGAATGTGGTTTTTCTAAAGATACAAAAGTAGGTGTTCCAAAAATCCGTTTTGATGAACTTATACATATTATTCAAATTTGTGAAGGTTGTTTAGGTGCTTGTAGCTATTGTTGTACTCGTTTTGCACGAGGTAAACTTAATAGTTATCCTATTTCAGAAATTAAAAAAGAAGCAAAGGAAGCCTTGCTTGATGGCTGTGTTGAAATTCAGCTAACTGCACAAGATACAGCTGCTTTTGGAAAAGATACAAATGAAAAATTATCTGACTTAATTAAGGAGATAGCTAACCTCTCAAAGGATCCAGATATTAAAAATGATTTTAGAATTCGTGTTGGGATGATGCATCCTAATAATATTGGTGATGATTTAGAAGATTTAATAAAAGCTTTTAAACAGCCTAATGTTTATAAATTTATTCATATTCCTATTCAATCAGGTAGTGACTCTGTATTATATGATATGAAAAGAGGACATACTGTTAAAAATTATATGAAAATTGTTAATCGATTTAAAAGTGAAATTCCCGACATAACAATAGCTACAGACATAATTGTAGGTTATCCAACTGAAAATGACTTAGATTTTAAGAAAACAGCTGATCTTTTAAAGGATTTAAAACCAGGACTTATTCATATATCAAAATATAGGCATAGAGAAGGTGCTCCATCTTCTGTTCTTGATGAAATACCTCATGAAGTTATGAAAAAACGTTCAAAGTATTTAACAGAAATTAAATCTGAAATTACTCAAGATGAAAATAAAGAGTTACTTGGATCAGTACAAAAAGTTCTTGTGGTTGAAAAAGGTTCTAAAGGTGGATTTATAGCTAAAACTGATTCTTATATTCCTGTGGTTGTGGAAGATGTTGTTATTGGAACTTTTGTTGATGTTAAGATAACTGAAGTTACCAGTACTTATTTAAAGGGTATTTTAATATAATTAAGTATAATTTTAATATTTTTTCATTATAATTTTCTATTTCTTATAAATCCTAATAGAATTATTAAAAGTAGCTATAAATTGATAAATTTTGGGTATTTTTTAAAAAAAGATTGGAGTGAGATTCATTTATTTGTAAATAAATCTCATAAGCCTCACAGTATTTATAATATTATTTTTTATAATATTTAAATTTTTATATTGTTTATTTTTCTTAAAAATATTACTTTTCAAATACTCTTGAAAAATTCATACTATATTTAACAAAATAATAATATAAGTTTAATTAAATCAATTGAATTTAAGAAAGGAAAATTTGGAGAAATAGAAATGACTACTAATAATCAGATAAAATTATTTAAAAATAATAAAATAATGACTTTATGGAACAAAGAAGAGCAAAAATAGTATTTTTTAGTAATAGATGTTGTAAGATTAACAATTGATAATATAATTGATAA
This genomic interval carries:
- a CDS encoding tRNA (N(6)-L-threonylcarbamoyladenosine(37)-C(2))-methylthiotransferase, yielding MVVSKVFIDTFGCTFNQADSQIMAGNLVENDFEIVNSIDDADVAIINTCYVKQPTESKVTNRIQKLRDQFPELKIIVSGCMVEIDPKKLDKIAPETSWIGPHQLNKTTNVVKTTLNGEISRECGFSKDTKVGVPKIRFDELIHIIQICEGCLGACSYCCTRFARGKLNSYPISEIKKEAKEALLDGCVEIQLTAQDTAAFGKDTNEKLSDLIKEIANLSKDPDIKNDFRIRVGMMHPNNIGDDLEDLIKAFKQPNVYKFIHIPIQSGSDSVLYDMKRGHTVKNYMKIVNRFKSEIPDITIATDIIVGYPTENDLDFKKTADLLKDLKPGLIHISKYRHREGAPSSVLDEIPHEVMKKRSKYLTEIKSEITQDENKELLGSVQKVLVVEKGSKGGFIAKTDSYIPVVVEDVVIGTFVDVKITEVTSTYLKGILI
- a CDS encoding HVO_0476 family zinc finger protein, with amino-acid sequence MECPICGSENIDTLKSKRISSKSGEINELLLKCNNCESVFKDKITESKPIPIRLIISEYESSKKTHIDIYPDEKLSKDNILLSDMGEVEITSLETKDGRRVSSSIAKDVSTIWASSIEIPSRIGVSVDLTGNVDSFKVEVDRETEFATDDFVKIAEYVIRINVIKTLERKTRKGYAKARVIQRIYGRPVKFNNYDYDLTDKIVSRKVTDKRAKK
- the tes gene encoding tetraether lipid synthase Tes, which codes for MFIKKTMSLCPTCFKPVEAEVYEKDGKVWIKKECPEHGSFDNTYWTNAELYKRVDGYKPSIKPINNPQVDLMSNEEGLGCPNNCGICSDHETATVLGLIDVTNRCNLKCPVCFANAAVSKKLYEPTFEEIRQMLKNLRSLDPAPTPAIQYAGGEPTVRKDIVELVKLAKEEGFSHTQIATNGLRLARKESLAQELADAGLNTIYLQFDGVTEEPYIYNRGKNILPQKIQAIENCRKANLGIVLVPTLVKGINDDQVGDIINFAIDNIDIIHGVNFQPVSFAGRTPQDQVEEQRITIPDFIDLTSKQTDNQIKEDDFYPPSSVEPISRFIGALEGEEPSVTLNCHQHCGIATYIFIDSNKKIIPVTDFIDVDRFLEFLDENAEKIENGGFAIKPRVLAKATREIPKVLDRSKAPDSLDISKILVNVFKDRSYEALGDFHHNSLLISCMHFMDPFNFDENRVKKCVIHYAVPDGRIIPFCTMNSMYRQEIEEEFSVPFKKD
- the hacB gene encoding homoaconitase small subunit codes for the protein MDKIKGKVWKFGDNIDTDVIIPGRYLRTFNPEDLARHVMAGEREDFASVVESGDIILADDNFGCGSSREQAPVAIKTAGVSAVIAKSFARIFYRNAINIGLPVVKADIDAKEGDIISLDLKKGVIINESSGKSFKIEPFKDFMLDILSDGGLVKHYLNEK
- a CDS encoding beta-ribofuranosylaminobenzene 5'-phosphate synthase — protein: MIIKTPSRLHMTLIDLNGSYGRADGGIGLTIDKPNFTLQCEHSESGISIDFNEKITDEEIRKEAFKKISMSAEKVISKYNFDEGFHFTVEEAYPPHSGLGSGTQMSLATAKLICEFNQKKVDSIQLGSILGRGGSSGIGMGAFDYGGFVVDGGHDLKDKGGSVLPSSVNPAKPPQLIGRYDFPEDWEIVVAISDADTTVTGMKEDDIFEKYCPVPKNDVEKLSHIIFMNLIPFLLEKNIESVGDSINNIQKLGFKNIEVSRQSQNVRVLMDNMRQFGAYGVGMSSFGPAIYGLIDKHNQDVFKATQDYLGDEGIVFKTKAQNHGFEIEK